A single region of the Candidatus Hadarchaeales archaeon genome encodes:
- the trpC gene encoding indole-3-glycerol phosphate synthase TrpC: MGFLDKITEEVIAEVKEKLGKKKSLINAIKTAKGVPVIAEIKWVSPSVGKIRERENALDIAKAMIRGGAIGLSVLTEKKFFMGDPSLITELKKEIDAPILYKNFVVHPYQIFEAFSSGADAVLLIVRVLKDRLQEFMKLADELGMESLVEVFDEKDVELALSAGADFIGINNRDLDTFQVDLSRTERLINLIPEEVIVVSESGISTKGDVIKVVTAGADAILVGTSIMKSPNPEEKVRELVGALE, translated from the coding sequence ATGGGATTTCTGGATAAAATAACGGAGGAAGTGATCGCCGAAGTAAAAGAGAAACTCGGCAAAAAGAAGAGTTTGATAAATGCGATAAAAACTGCTAAAGGTGTGCCGGTCATAGCCGAGATAAAGTGGGTTTCACCTTCTGTGGGGAAAATCAGGGAAAGAGAAAATGCACTGGATATAGCTAAAGCTATGATAAGAGGTGGGGCAATCGGGTTGTCGGTTTTAACGGAGAAAAAGTTTTTCATGGGAGATCCTTCTCTGATAACAGAGTTAAAGAAGGAGATAGACGCACCGATTCTTTACAAGAACTTCGTGGTTCATCCGTATCAGATATTTGAGGCATTTAGTTCTGGTGCAGATGCGGTTCTTCTCATAGTTCGGGTTCTAAAGGATCGTCTCCAGGAATTCATGAAGCTAGCCGATGAGCTTGGGATGGAGAGTTTAGTGGAAGTTTTTGACGAAAAGGACGTTGAGTTAGCACTCTCTGCCGGAGCGGATTTCATCGGAATAAACAACAGGGATTTGGATACTTTTCAGGTAGACCTCTCGAGAACGGAGAGACTGATCAACCTGATACCTGAAGAAGTCATCGTGGTAAGCGAGAGTGGAATCTCAACGAAGGGGGATGTGATCAAAGTCGTCACGGCTGGAGCGGACGCCATTTTGGTCGGAACGTCAATAATGAAATCTCCAAATCCGGAGGAGAAAGTCCGGGAACTTGTAGGTGCTTTAGAATGA
- a CDS encoding phosphoribosylanthranilate isomerase gives MIVKICGLMRVEDAVKASRLGADMIGTVLIEGSRRKISTEKASEIFSAVREIGKTKCVVLCRPFSLREVLELDEKLKPDCLQLHPATPISLIEEIKKEISSDLILIVPIPSEGANFESVLSRMLEIQDFADFLLLDTFGPQGGGTGKPHDWEISRRLVERSKKPVLLAGGLSPENVLEAIKVVRPAGVDVASGVEEEVGVKDEKLMKEFIRKAKGGFL, from the coding sequence ATGATCGTCAAAATATGTGGCTTGATGAGGGTTGAGGATGCCGTAAAGGCGAGCAGGTTGGGAGCAGATATGATTGGAACGGTTTTGATTGAAGGTTCGAGAAGAAAAATATCGACCGAAAAAGCTTCTGAAATTTTCAGTGCGGTTCGAGAAATTGGGAAAACAAAATGTGTAGTTCTTTGCAGACCTTTCAGTTTACGGGAAGTTTTAGAGCTAGATGAAAAGCTCAAGCCGGATTGCTTACAACTTCACCCTGCGACTCCGATCTCGTTGATCGAAGAAATAAAGAAAGAAATTTCCAGCGATCTCATTCTAATCGTCCCGATTCCATCCGAAGGAGCGAATTTTGAATCGGTTCTGTCCCGCATGTTGGAGATTCAGGACTTCGCAGACTTCTTGCTTTTGGATACATTCGGACCACAAGGGGGTGGAACTGGCAAACCGCACGACTGGGAAATAAGCAGGAGATTGGTTGAGAGATCAAAGAAGCCAGTCCTGTTGGCAGGTGGGCTTTCTCCTGAGAATGTTCTTGAAGCAATCAAAGTTGTGAGACCAGCCGGTGTGGATGTTGCCAGCGGTGTCGAGGAAGAAGTTGGTGTCAAGGATGAGAAACTGATGAAGGAGTTTATAAGAAAAGCAAAAGGTGGGTTTCTATGA